A genomic region of Zea mays cultivar B73 chromosome 6, Zm-B73-REFERENCE-NAM-5.0, whole genome shotgun sequence contains the following coding sequences:
- the LOC100280249 gene encoding protein ROOT INITIATION DEFECTIVE 3 isoform X2, whose product MAPPPQPKQLVLAASSADAGVAAWDLRTGAEDIRLRPCASRPRSLASVADRFLASAQALPAGGNSGTIHFYYWDKPQVAVKSFPAEPIRALIADQEGSYLIGGGSNGNIFLWEVSSGELLHTWHAHYRAVRCLGLYDYLLVSGSEDGTIKVWDLITVLDEQSRLEVQTPYLYSFSQHALPVTDIACFLGAIAISSSEDRTCKIWSLSEGRMLRSISFPTSIDSIALDPRSHIFYAGGRDGKIYVTAMGVDLSFHGRDESSILGALDDHSKAVTSLASSRDGLLLVSGSEDGNVRVWDTRCQQVTRKFKHSQGPVTNVLIVTPQRVNLPPLQPLRKVRSANGEAERQAVLLHRPENDVPIPGNKTFIFMERYLDELQHGGSSRLFDFGPNAQNGTPNQQGTEWRDRYLELQDLFVHEVLHQMPSSRNP is encoded by the exons ATGGCGCCGCCACCACAACCAAAGCAGCTGGTGCTCGCTGCGTCATCCGCGGACGCGGGCGTGGCTGCCTGGGACCTCCGCACCGGCGCGGAGGACATCCGCCTCCGCCCCTGCGCCTCCCGCCCTCGGTCGCTCGCCTCGGTTGCCGACCGCTTCCTCGCCTCCGCTCAGGCTCTTCCCGCGGGCGGCAACTCCGGGACCATCCACTTCTACTACTGGGACAAG CCGCAAGTGGCCGTCAAGAGCTTTCCTGCTGAGCCGATCCGCGCACTCATCGCCGATCAGGAGGGAAGCTACCTCATTGGCGGTGGCAGCAATGGCAACATTTTCCTTTGGGAG GTGTCTAGTGGAGAGCTTCTCCATACATGGCATGCACACTATCGTGCTGTTAGGTGCCTCGGGCTGTATGACTATTTGCTTGTCTCAGGGTCAGAGGATGGGACTATCAAAGTTTGGGATCTCATCAC GGTGCTTGATGAGCAATCAAGGCTGGAGGTCCAGACACCATATTTGTATAGTTTCAGTCAGCATGCACTGCCTGTAACTGATATTGCTTGTTTTCTTGGAGCAATCGCTATATCTTCTTCTGAGGATCGAACCTGCAAA ATTTGGAGTTTATCTGAGGGTAGGATGCTGAGAAGCATTTCATTTCCTACTAGCATTGATTCTATAGCACTAGACCCAAGAAGTCATATTTTCTATGCTGGTGGTAGAGATGGAAAAATATATGTTACTGCTATGGGTGTTGATCTCAGTTTTCATGGTAGGGATGAGTCATCTATTCTGGGTGCATTGGATGACCACAG CAAGGCAGTAACAAGCTTAGCATCAAGCAGAGATGGACTTCTACTTGTCTCTGGATCTGAGGATGGTAATGTTCGGGTGTGGGATACCAGATGTCAGCAAGTTACCCGAAAATTCAAACACTCCCAAG GTCCAGTAACCAATGTTCTTATTGTAACGCCACAACGAGTAAATCTGCCACCGCTACAACCATTACGCAAAGTTCGGTCTGCAAATGGGGAGGCTGAACGGCAGGCAGTACTTCTTCATCGGCCTGAAAATGATGTCCCAATTCCTGGAAATAAGACCTTCATTTTTATGGAGCGCTACTTGGATGAGCTTCAG CATGGTGGTTCATCCAGGTTATTTGATTTTGGGCCGAATGCTCAGAATGGCACTCCAAACCAACAGGGAACAGAATGGAGAGATAGATACTTGGAGTTGCAGGATCTCTTTGTACATGAGGTCCTCCATCAGATGCCATCCTCGAGGAACCCATGA
- the LOC100280249 gene encoding Protein ROOT INITIATION DEFECTIVE 3 gives MAPPPQPKQLVLAASSADAGVAAWDLRTGAEDIRLRPCASRPRSLASVADRFLASAQALPAGGNSGTIHFYYWDKPQVAVKSFPAEPIRALIADQEGSYLIGGGSNGNIFLWEVSSGELLHTWHAHYRAVRCLGLYDYLLVSGSEDGTIKVWDLITVLDEQSRLEVQTPYLYSFSQHALPVTDIACFLGAIAISSSEDRTCKIWSLSEGRMLRSISFPTSIDSIALDPRSHIFYAGGRDGKIYVTAMGVDLSFHGRDESSILGALDDHSKAVTSLASSRDGLLLVSGSEDGNVRVWDTRCQQVTRKFKHSQGPVTNVLIVTPQRVNLPPLQPLRKVRSANGEAERQAVLLHRPENDVPIPGNKTFIFMERYLDELQKHGGSSRLFDFGPNAQNGTPNQQGTEWRDRYLELQDLFVHEVLHQMPSSRNP, from the exons ATGGCGCCGCCACCACAACCAAAGCAGCTGGTGCTCGCTGCGTCATCCGCGGACGCGGGCGTGGCTGCCTGGGACCTCCGCACCGGCGCGGAGGACATCCGCCTCCGCCCCTGCGCCTCCCGCCCTCGGTCGCTCGCCTCGGTTGCCGACCGCTTCCTCGCCTCCGCTCAGGCTCTTCCCGCGGGCGGCAACTCCGGGACCATCCACTTCTACTACTGGGACAAG CCGCAAGTGGCCGTCAAGAGCTTTCCTGCTGAGCCGATCCGCGCACTCATCGCCGATCAGGAGGGAAGCTACCTCATTGGCGGTGGCAGCAATGGCAACATTTTCCTTTGGGAG GTGTCTAGTGGAGAGCTTCTCCATACATGGCATGCACACTATCGTGCTGTTAGGTGCCTCGGGCTGTATGACTATTTGCTTGTCTCAGGGTCAGAGGATGGGACTATCAAAGTTTGGGATCTCATCAC GGTGCTTGATGAGCAATCAAGGCTGGAGGTCCAGACACCATATTTGTATAGTTTCAGTCAGCATGCACTGCCTGTAACTGATATTGCTTGTTTTCTTGGAGCAATCGCTATATCTTCTTCTGAGGATCGAACCTGCAAA ATTTGGAGTTTATCTGAGGGTAGGATGCTGAGAAGCATTTCATTTCCTACTAGCATTGATTCTATAGCACTAGACCCAAGAAGTCATATTTTCTATGCTGGTGGTAGAGATGGAAAAATATATGTTACTGCTATGGGTGTTGATCTCAGTTTTCATGGTAGGGATGAGTCATCTATTCTGGGTGCATTGGATGACCACAG CAAGGCAGTAACAAGCTTAGCATCAAGCAGAGATGGACTTCTACTTGTCTCTGGATCTGAGGATGGTAATGTTCGGGTGTGGGATACCAGATGTCAGCAAGTTACCCGAAAATTCAAACACTCCCAAG GTCCAGTAACCAATGTTCTTATTGTAACGCCACAACGAGTAAATCTGCCACCGCTACAACCATTACGCAAAGTTCGGTCTGCAAATGGGGAGGCTGAACGGCAGGCAGTACTTCTTCATCGGCCTGAAAATGATGTCCCAATTCCTGGAAATAAGACCTTCATTTTTATGGAGCGCTACTTGGATGAGCTTCAG AAGCATGGTGGTTCATCCAGGTTATTTGATTTTGGGCCGAATGCTCAGAATGGCACTCCAAACCAACAGGGAACAGAATGGAGAGATAGATACTTGGAGTTGCAGGATCTCTTTGTACATGAGGTCCTCCATCAGATGCCATCCTCGAGGAACCCATGA
- the LOC100381782 gene encoding uncharacterized protein LOC100381782 encodes MGKAKGKQRQDKFYHLAKEQGYRSRAAFKLLQLDARFHFLPTARSVLDLCAAPGGWVQVAVNHAPVGAFVVGVDLVPIRPIRGAHSLTEDITATKCRAAVRRLMDSNGVSAFDVVLHDGSPNVGGAWAQEATSQSALVIDALRLATMFLAPKGAFITKVFRSQDYNAIMYCLKQLFEKVEATKPTASRSTSAEIYIICLKYKAPAKIQPELLDIKHLFSVVPEQTKSRDVLDGRKKRHRDGYEEGNTTLRKVGLASDFIWSDTQAPLEFLGSYNAISFDNPESLPIKNHELTTDDIKNFCEDLLLLDKHSFKHILKWRIRLRKSLSASSQVTPKVNDAVESTKVMDDDVLLQEMEELTSVIDRKKKREKKRLSKRRAKDKARKATGMQVDATGDDYGDPDLFSISVIKGGKELEAVESAEIDVEDEIGDGDNEDTQALEDSDEEMDSDDEQQRYDAQLEEMLDEAYERFVTKKGGEIKQERKRAKRINPDADAELLEGGEDDGDVEMDQDFDEDQDQEANPLLFALDEQKPTKEQIVKQWYSQDVFTEAATGVTERSDTEDEREILQRNKKMDTGKREKVAKAQDLQHDGFEIVPAEPVQNEEDSSSSSDESEDDIDDYRKAEVLAYAKKMLRKKQREQILDDAYNKHMFDDEGLPNWFVEDEKRHRQPMKPVSREEVAAMRAQFKEIDARPSKKVAEAKARKKRVAMKKLDKARQKADAIADQNDINELSKRKMIDRIYRKAMPKKPQKEYVVAKKGVQVRAGKGKVLVDPRMKKDKRASGTGKKGGKGAKGKGGQKGMRGKAGKKAGKAPR; translated from the exons ATGGGCAAGGCGAAGGGGAAGCAGCGTCAGGACAAGTTCTACCACCTCGCCAAGGAGCAAGGGTACCGGAGTCGCGCGGCGTTCAAGCTGCTCCAGCTCGACGCGCGGTTCCACTTCCTCCCGACGGCGCGCTCGGTGCTTGACCTCTGCGCCGCGCCGGGAGGGTGGGTCCAGGTGGCCGTCAACCATGCTCCCGTGGGTGCCTTCGTTGTCGGCGTCGACCTCGTTCCTATACGCCCCATCCGCGGGGCCCACTCGCTCACCGAGGACATCACCGCCACCAAGTGCCGCGCCGCGGTGCGGAGGCTCATGGACTCCAACGGCGTCTCCGCTTTTGACGTCGTGCTCCACGACGGGTCGCCCAACGTCGGTGGTGCCTGGGCGCAGGAGGCTACGTCGCAATCGGCGCTCGTCATAGACGCACTGCGCCTCGCTACCATGTTCCTCGCTCCCAAGGGCGCCTTCATCACGAAG GTTTTTAGGTCTCAAGATTACAACGCTATTATGTACTGTCTTAAACAG TTGTTTGAGAAGGTCGAGGCGACTAAACCTACGGCAAGTCGGTCTACATCTGCTGAAATTTATATCATTTGCCTGAAATACAAGGCTCCTGCAAAGATTCAACCAGAACTTCTCGATATAAAGCACTTATTCAGTGTGGTTCCAGAACAGACCAAA TCTAGGGATGTTTTGGATGGTAGGAAAAAAAGACACCGTGATGG GTATGAAGAAGGGAATACAACATTACGGAAAGTTGGTTTGGCATCAGACTTTATATGGTCTGACACCCAGGCGCCACTAGAGTTTTTGGGCTCTTACAATGCAATTTCATTCGATAATCCAGAATCCCTGCCCATAAAGAATCATGAGCTTACAACAGATGAT ATAAAAAATTTCTGTGAGGACTTGCTTCTGTTGGATAAACATAGTTTCAAGCATATTTTAAA ATGGCGAATTCGTTTACGAAAATCACTGTCAGCATCATCACAAGTCACCCCAAAGGTCAATGATGCTGTGGAGAGCACAAAGGTCATGGATGATGATGTACTTCTACAGGAAATGGAAGAATTGACTAGTGTCATTGatagaaagaaaaaaagagaaaaaaagcgACTATCAAAGCGTCGAGCAAAG GATAAAGCACGCAAAGCCACAGGAATGCAGGTTGATGCTACAGGAGATGATTATGGCGATCCTGACCTGTTTTCTATTAGTGTTATTAAG GGTGGAAAAGAACTTGAAGCTGTTGAATCAGCAGAGATTGATGTGGAAGATGAAATTGGAGACGGTGATAATGAGGATACTCAAGCTCTTGAAGACTCTGATGAGGAAATGGATTCTGATGACGAACAGCAGAG GTATGATGCCCAGCTTGAAGAGATGCTTGATGAAGCTTATGAGCGCTTTGTAACTAAAAAGGGTGGTGAAATAAAGCAAGAACGCAAGCGTGCAAAACGAATAAATCCTGATGCTGATGCAGAACTGTTAGAG GGAGGTGAAGATGATGGTGATGTTGAAATGGATCAAGATtttgatgaagatcaagatcAAGAGGCCAACCCCCTTCTGTTTGCTCTAGATGAGCAGAAGCCAACTAAAGAGCAGATTGTAAAGCAATGGTATAGTCAGGATGTGTTCACGGAAGCAGCGACCGGTGTTACTGAGCGGAGCGACACTGAAGATGAAAGGGAGATTTTGCAGAGGAATAAGAAGATGGATACTggcaaaagggaaaaggtggctaAAGCACAGGATTTGCAACATGATGGTTTTGAGATTGTACCAGCAGAACCTGTCCAAAACGAAGAGGATTCATCTTCATCTTCTGATGAATCAGAGGATGATATCGATGATTACAGAAAGGCTGAAGTACTAGCCTATGCTAAGAAGATGCTGAGGAAGAAACAGAGAGAGCAGATACTTGATGATGCTTACAACAAGCATATGTTTGATGACGAAGGGTTACCCAACTGGTTTGTTGAGGATGAAAAGAGGCATAGGCAGCCCATGAAGCCTGTTTCACGTGAGGAAGTAGCTGCAATGAGGGCTCAGTTTAAGGAGATTGATGCCCGCCCATCCAAGAAGGTCGCAGAGGCCAAGGCTCGGAAGAAGCGTGTCGCCATGAAGAAACTTGACAAGGCACGCCAAAAGGCAGATGCTATAGCGGACCAGAATGACATAAACGAGCTATCAAAGAGGAAGATGATTGACCGGATTTACAGGAAGGCGATGCCGAAGAAGCCTCAGAAGGAGTATGTTGTTGCAAAGAAGGGTGTTCAGGTGAGGGctggcaaagggaaggtgttggtGGATCCACGGATGAAGAAGGACAAGCGGGCCAGTGGGACtgggaagaagggtggcaaaggcGCAAAGGGGAAGGGTGGCCAGAAAGGCATGAGAGGGAAAGCTGGGAAGAAGGCAGGGAAAGCCCCACGGTAA